A genome region from Arthrobacter sp. SLBN-100 includes the following:
- the purB gene encoding adenylosuccinate lyase: MPETAATADTRTPSGRLALAASPEKIALGPLDGRYQSAVAPLVDYLSEAALNRDRVAVEVEWLIHLTSNNVLPGAGPLTAPQQEQLRAVVTEFDAASVSELAEIEAVTVHDVKAVEYYIGRRLPAIGIENLTAMVHFGCTSEDINNLSYALGIKGAVEDVWLPAARALVAQITKMAQDNRDVPMLSRTHGQPATPTTLGKELAVIAHRLTRQLDRIARTEYLGKINGATGTYAAHVASVPGADWQQVAKSFVEALGLAWNPLTTQIESHDWQAELYADVARFNRILHNVCTDIWSYISIGYFAQIPVAGATGSSTMPHKVNPIRFENAEANLEISNGLLDTLGATLVTSRWQRDLTDSSSQRNIGVAFGHSLLAISNVAKGLERLDVAEDVLAGDLDTNWEVLGEAIQMVMRAEAIAGVEGMENPYERLKDLTRGQRVDAARMQEFVQSLGLSADAEARLLALTPGKYTGIADQLVDHLK, encoded by the coding sequence ATGCCTGAAACCGCCGCCACAGCTGATACCCGTACGCCCTCAGGACGCCTGGCCCTCGCCGCGTCCCCGGAAAAAATCGCGCTTGGCCCGCTGGACGGCCGCTACCAGTCCGCCGTCGCGCCGCTCGTTGACTACTTGTCCGAGGCAGCACTCAACCGCGACCGCGTGGCCGTCGAAGTTGAATGGCTCATCCACCTGACCAGCAACAATGTCCTTCCCGGCGCCGGGCCACTGACGGCCCCGCAGCAGGAACAGCTCCGCGCCGTCGTCACGGAATTCGACGCCGCCTCCGTGTCCGAGCTCGCCGAAATCGAGGCCGTCACTGTTCACGACGTGAAAGCCGTGGAGTACTACATCGGCCGCCGCCTCCCCGCCATCGGCATCGAAAACCTGACGGCCATGGTGCACTTCGGCTGCACCTCGGAGGACATCAACAACCTCTCCTACGCGCTGGGCATCAAGGGCGCTGTGGAGGACGTGTGGCTCCCGGCCGCGCGCGCATTGGTGGCCCAGATCACCAAGATGGCGCAGGACAACCGCGACGTCCCCATGCTGTCCCGCACCCACGGCCAGCCCGCCACGCCCACCACCCTCGGCAAGGAACTGGCAGTCATCGCGCACCGCCTGACCCGCCAGCTGGACCGGATTGCCAGGACGGAATACCTGGGCAAGATCAACGGCGCGACCGGCACCTACGCAGCCCATGTTGCGTCCGTTCCCGGCGCAGACTGGCAACAGGTGGCCAAGTCCTTCGTGGAAGCCCTGGGGCTGGCCTGGAACCCGCTGACCACCCAGATCGAGAGCCACGACTGGCAGGCAGAACTGTACGCCGACGTGGCGCGTTTCAACCGGATCCTCCACAACGTCTGCACGGACATCTGGAGCTACATCTCCATCGGCTACTTCGCGCAGATCCCGGTGGCCGGCGCCACGGGCTCGTCGACCATGCCGCACAAGGTCAACCCCATCCGGTTCGAAAACGCAGAGGCGAACCTGGAGATCTCCAACGGCCTGCTGGACACTTTGGGCGCAACGCTGGTGACTTCCCGCTGGCAGCGCGACCTCACCGACTCCTCCAGCCAGCGCAACATTGGGGTGGCGTTTGGCCACTCACTGCTGGCCATTTCCAACGTCGCCAAGGGCCTGGAACGCCTGGACGTGGCGGAGGACGTACTGGCCGGGGACCTCGACACCAACTGGGAAGTCCTGGGCGAAGCGATCCAAATGGTCATGCGTGCCGAGGCGATTGCCGGCGTCGAGGGCATGGAAAACCCCTATGAGCGGCTCAAGGACCTCACCCGGGGCCAGCGGGTTGATGCTGCCCGCATGCAGGAGTTCGTGCAGAGCCTTGGCCTTTCGGCCGACGCCGAAGCGCGCCTGCTAGCCCTGACGCCGGGCAAGTACACGGGCATCGCCGACCAGCTGGTGGACCACCTGAAGTAG
- a CDS encoding histidinol-phosphate transaminase, with the protein MTSSNTLAGGIQPRPVVARLPRYAAGKPPVAVDGLASYKLSSNENPLPPIPAVVEAIAKQTDFNRYPDPLSSRLRAELAGFLNVPAEDIVTGAGSLGALNQLLAAFAGRNEDGKPDEVVYAWRSFEAYPISVGLSGAEGVPIPLTSEGRHDLKAMAAAVTARTKVILLCTPNNPTGPALGAVETEAFIRAVPADVVVVIDEAYQEFVRGAGAVDGLSLYRKYSNVVVLRTFSKAHGLAGLRVGYSVSSPQLTQHLRVAATPFAVSQIAETAAIVSLQNYPQVVERVQRLVDERDRVAAGLRSLGWAVPDAQGNFVWLDFGADSADFAELAGTQALSVRAFAGEGVRVSIGEEEANSRLLALCAKYTKAPRGS; encoded by the coding sequence ATGACCTCATCAAACACCCTTGCCGGGGGTATCCAGCCGCGTCCTGTGGTGGCAAGGCTGCCCCGCTACGCCGCCGGCAAACCTCCAGTGGCCGTGGACGGACTGGCCAGCTACAAGCTGTCTTCGAACGAAAATCCCCTGCCTCCGATTCCCGCCGTTGTCGAGGCCATCGCGAAGCAAACGGACTTCAACCGCTACCCTGACCCCTTGAGCAGCCGGCTGCGCGCAGAGCTCGCCGGGTTCCTCAATGTTCCCGCCGAGGATATTGTCACGGGCGCCGGCAGCCTGGGGGCCTTGAACCAACTGTTGGCCGCGTTCGCGGGGCGGAATGAAGACGGCAAGCCGGATGAGGTGGTTTACGCCTGGCGCTCCTTTGAGGCGTACCCCATCAGCGTAGGCCTCTCGGGTGCAGAAGGTGTTCCCATCCCGCTCACCAGCGAGGGCCGCCACGACCTGAAGGCAATGGCGGCGGCAGTCACCGCCCGAACCAAAGTAATCCTCCTCTGCACGCCGAACAATCCCACCGGCCCTGCCCTGGGTGCGGTTGAGACGGAGGCCTTTATCCGCGCTGTCCCGGCCGACGTGGTGGTGGTCATCGACGAGGCGTACCAGGAGTTCGTTCGCGGGGCCGGGGCGGTTGATGGTCTCAGCCTCTACCGCAAATACTCCAATGTGGTGGTGCTGCGCACCTTCTCCAAGGCACACGGGCTGGCCGGCTTGCGCGTTGGCTACAGCGTCTCCAGTCCGCAGCTGACCCAACACCTGCGCGTCGCGGCCACACCCTTTGCCGTGTCGCAGATTGCAGAAACGGCAGCAATTGTTTCCCTCCAGAATTACCCCCAGGTTGTAGAAAGGGTACAAAGGCTTGTGGATGAGCGGGACCGCGTCGCGGCAGGGTTGCGCAGCCTGGGCTGGGCTGTCCCGGACGCGCAGGGCAACTTCGTCTGGCTCGACTTTGGTGCCGACAGCGCAGACTTTGCCGAACTGGCAGGCACGCAGGCGTTATCAGTCAGGGCATTTGCCGGCGAAGGCGTGAGGGTGAGCATCGGCGAGGAAGAGGCCAACAGCCGGCTCCTGGCGTTGTGTGCGAAGTATACAAAGGCCCCGCGCGGTTCCTAG
- a CDS encoding MarR family winged helix-turn-helix transcriptional regulator, with protein sequence MRSTGNEGSGYWYGPDGQLDYSAAVLKSLRDYRAAETAVRRSTRDSMGMGETDILALRYLLRAQASGRTVAPKDLSQFLGITSASTTSLIDRLVASGHVRREAHRTDRRSVVVVPTVESDKEVRVTLGAMHRRMMAVAEGLSADEARVVVEFLQRMAEALEHLDEGTKESN encoded by the coding sequence ATGCGTTCCACAGGTAATGAAGGCTCCGGCTACTGGTACGGCCCGGACGGGCAACTGGACTACAGTGCGGCGGTGCTGAAATCGCTGCGTGACTACCGGGCGGCGGAAACTGCCGTTCGAAGGTCCACCCGGGACTCCATGGGCATGGGTGAGACGGACATCCTCGCGTTGCGCTACCTGCTGCGCGCCCAGGCCTCCGGCAGGACCGTGGCGCCCAAGGACCTGAGCCAGTTCCTGGGCATCACCAGCGCTTCCACCACTTCGCTCATTGATCGGCTTGTGGCCAGCGGGCATGTCCGGCGCGAGGCGCACCGTACGGACCGGCGGTCGGTGGTGGTGGTTCCCACGGTGGAGTCGGACAAAGAGGTCCGTGTAACTCTCGGTGCAATGCACCGGCGGATGATGGCCGTGGCGGAAGGGCTCAGTGCTGATGAGGCGCGGGTGGTGGTTGAATTCCTGCAGCGCATGGCTGAAGCGCTGGAGCATCTTGACGAGGGCACCAAAGAAAGTAACTAG
- a CDS encoding pectinesterase family protein yields MHCFQPSRRSLLAAVAAGAVTAAAGLAGPGAGRSQAAVRTVNPSQRRTRPMIFVVGDSTSSAYQHSERPRAGWGQALPLLLGPQADVFDYAWSGASSKSFADAGLLGEVLDLLQPGDYLLISFGHNDEKTTDPARGTDPQTTFKEYLQKYLDGAAERGAQAVLVTPVERRRFSPLGIAQDSHGAYPQAVRELAAATGTPLVDLTASSKALWQELGAEGTKTHFLYTAPNQYPQYPDGVADNTHFQAEGALAVARLVASELQAKETIPPGYFQHVDAALDPLAGIYWPSERPVDKPLVLEVGRGMAFRTVQAAVDSVATGSSSRTLIRIQPGTYREAIRVPADKPRISLIGLGEKAEDVVLVYNNASGTRKPDGSGSFGAGGSASVRIDGADFTAANLTFSNDFDEAANQDMANRQAVALFLAGDRAVLRNVRCLGNQDTLLVDSPARGVPARFFFSDCYVEGDVDFIFGRGTAVFSGCEIRSLDRGSENNNGYVSAGSQNVKIKHGYLFTGCRFVSDAAAGSVHLGRPWHPSGDVDAIAQVLVRDSWLGAHISGTPWTDMSGFSWREARFHEFNNYGPGSRISPDRPQLEPQLAGDFTLEAYLRGTDGWAPQLSGTRADSAWVDRQTLRQVS; encoded by the coding sequence ATGCACTGTTTCCAGCCCAGCCGCCGATCCCTTCTGGCAGCCGTAGCAGCAGGAGCCGTCACCGCGGCCGCAGGACTCGCAGGGCCCGGCGCCGGGCGCTCGCAAGCCGCCGTCCGGACAGTCAACCCAAGTCAGCGCCGCACCAGGCCGATGATTTTCGTCGTCGGCGATTCCACCTCCTCCGCCTACCAGCACTCCGAACGCCCCCGCGCCGGGTGGGGACAGGCCCTCCCGTTGCTGTTGGGACCGCAGGCCGACGTCTTCGACTACGCCTGGTCCGGAGCCTCGTCCAAGAGTTTCGCCGACGCCGGCCTCCTGGGCGAGGTGCTGGACCTGCTGCAGCCAGGGGACTACCTGCTCATCTCCTTCGGGCACAACGACGAAAAGACAACGGATCCGGCGAGGGGCACCGATCCTCAGACCACCTTCAAGGAGTACCTGCAGAAATACCTTGACGGTGCTGCGGAACGCGGGGCCCAAGCCGTCCTGGTCACGCCGGTGGAACGCCGCAGGTTCAGTCCCCTAGGCATTGCCCAGGACTCGCACGGCGCATACCCGCAGGCCGTGCGGGAGCTTGCCGCCGCCACCGGCACCCCGTTAGTGGACCTCACTGCCTCCTCGAAGGCCCTGTGGCAGGAGCTTGGCGCCGAGGGAACCAAAACGCACTTCCTGTATACGGCACCAAACCAATATCCGCAGTATCCGGACGGGGTCGCCGACAACACGCACTTCCAGGCAGAGGGTGCCCTCGCCGTGGCAAGGTTGGTTGCCTCCGAACTACAGGCAAAAGAGACAATCCCACCGGGATATTTTCAGCACGTGGACGCCGCATTGGATCCCCTCGCCGGGATCTACTGGCCCAGCGAACGCCCGGTGGACAAACCTTTGGTGCTTGAGGTGGGCCGTGGCATGGCCTTCCGCACGGTCCAGGCAGCCGTTGACTCGGTGGCCACGGGAAGCAGCAGCCGCACTCTCATCCGGATCCAGCCCGGCACCTATCGCGAGGCGATCAGGGTCCCTGCGGATAAGCCCAGAATTTCCCTTATCGGGCTGGGCGAGAAAGCCGAAGACGTTGTGCTGGTCTACAACAACGCCTCCGGTACTCGCAAACCGGATGGCAGCGGATCCTTCGGCGCCGGCGGAAGCGCAAGCGTCCGGATCGACGGCGCTGACTTTACGGCTGCCAATCTCACCTTCAGCAACGACTTCGACGAAGCCGCCAACCAGGACATGGCGAACCGCCAGGCGGTGGCACTGTTCCTGGCAGGGGACCGCGCCGTCCTCCGCAATGTCCGCTGCCTGGGCAACCAGGACACCCTCCTGGTCGACTCGCCCGCCCGCGGCGTACCGGCACGGTTCTTCTTCAGCGACTGTTATGTGGAAGGCGACGTGGACTTCATCTTTGGCCGGGGAACCGCCGTCTTTTCCGGCTGCGAGATCCGTTCACTGGACCGGGGTTCCGAAAACAACAACGGCTATGTGTCCGCCGGCAGCCAGAACGTCAAGATCAAGCATGGATACCTTTTTACCGGCTGCCGGTTTGTGTCCGATGCTGCGGCGGGATCGGTTCACCTGGGCCGGCCCTGGCACCCCAGCGGCGATGTGGACGCAATCGCCCAGGTCCTCGTCCGGGATTCCTGGTTGGGTGCCCACATCTCCGGCACACCGTGGACGGATATGAGCGGCTTCTCCTGGCGGGAAGCACGCTTCCATGAGTTCAATAACTACGGCCCGGGGTCACGCATATCTCCGGACAGGCCGCAGCTTGAACCTCAGCTGGCCGGGGACTTCACGCTGGAGGCCTATCTGCGAGGAACAGACGGCTGGGCTCCCCAGCTGTCAGGAACCCGGGCGGACAGCGCCTGGGTGGACCGCCAGACGTTGCGGCAGGTAAGTTAG
- a CDS encoding phage holin family protein encodes MRLIARVLINGLALWVASWILPGLEISSSATTDAVAKTGVTQGTDTIGIVLAYLFIGVIFGLVNALVRPLVSLLALPLTILTLGLFTIVINAGMLYLTSWISSYTPVHFTVDSFFWTAVFAAIIITLVSLVAGRITGTRR; translated from the coding sequence ATGCGACTGATTGCCCGGGTTCTGATCAATGGCCTCGCCCTCTGGGTGGCGAGCTGGATACTTCCGGGACTGGAGATCTCCAGCTCCGCCACCACGGATGCAGTGGCCAAGACCGGCGTGACACAGGGGACGGACACCATCGGGATTGTCCTCGCTTATTTGTTCATTGGCGTCATCTTCGGCTTGGTGAACGCTTTGGTCCGTCCTCTGGTGAGCCTCCTCGCGCTGCCCCTCACCATCCTGACGCTCGGCCTGTTCACCATCGTTATTAACGCTGGGATGCTCTACCTGACCTCCTGGATCAGCAGCTATACCCCGGTGCACTTCACTGTTGATTCCTTCTTTTGGACTGCCGTTTTTGCCGCGATCATCATCACCTTGGTCTCACTCGTGGCCGGCAGGATTACCGGTACGCGACGGTAG
- a CDS encoding histidine phosphatase family protein has product MKLLLIRHGETPGNVLGQLDTAHPGPGLTELGERQAEALARSLAAERIDVLYASTLVRTQITAAPLGRLHSLDVEVLDGLHEIEAGSLEKLTDHESHKRYMGTVISWAAGDLGRRMPAGPDGHDFFGRFDAAINRVLERVSGQEATAAVVSHGAAIRTWAGRRAEGADHEFAAKHVLANTGIVAVEGDPDNGWKLLHWDGSPVGGLALADPTAEDPTGKNVNEP; this is encoded by the coding sequence ATGAAACTGCTCCTCATCCGCCACGGAGAGACCCCCGGTAACGTGCTTGGCCAACTGGACACGGCCCACCCCGGCCCCGGCCTGACGGAGCTGGGCGAACGCCAGGCGGAGGCCCTGGCCCGCTCGCTGGCGGCTGAGCGGATCGATGTCCTTTATGCGTCCACCTTGGTCAGGACCCAGATCACCGCCGCGCCGCTGGGCCGGCTGCACAGCCTGGACGTCGAGGTGCTGGACGGCCTGCACGAGATCGAGGCAGGCTCGCTGGAAAAGCTGACCGACCACGAGTCCCACAAGCGGTACATGGGGACAGTGATTTCCTGGGCGGCAGGGGACCTCGGCCGGCGGATGCCGGCCGGCCCCGACGGGCACGACTTCTTCGGGCGGTTTGACGCAGCGATCAACAGGGTTCTGGAGCGGGTGTCAGGCCAGGAAGCCACGGCCGCGGTGGTCAGCCACGGTGCGGCCATCCGCACCTGGGCCGGGCGCCGGGCGGAGGGCGCAGACCACGAGTTCGCGGCGAAGCATGTTCTGGCCAACACTGGAATCGTTGCAGTGGAGGGCGATCCGGACAACGGCTGGAAGCTCCTGCATTGGGACGGCAGCCCGGTGGGCGGCCTGGCATTGGCTGATCCCACGGCGGAGGATCCCACCGGGAAGAACGTGAATGAGCCCTAA
- a CDS encoding alpha-ketoacid dehydrogenase subunit beta, translating into MTTMTIAKAINEGLRAALTDNPKSLLMGEDIGALGGVYRVTDGLIGEFGPDRVVDTPLAESGIIGTAIGLALRGYTPVCEIQFDGFVFPGFNQITTQLAKIHARSNGNLTVPVVVRIPYGGGIGSIEHHSESPEALFAHTAGLRIITPSNPHDAYWMIQQAVQCQDPVIVFEPKRRYWLKGEVDVAAPGPAEDPFKAHVLRAGTEATIVAYGPLVPVALAAANAAEEDGHSLEVIDLRSISPIDFDTVTASVQKTGRLIVAHEAPTFGGIGGEIAARISERAFHSLEAPVIRVGGFHMPYPVAKVEEDYLPDIDRILEALDRALSY; encoded by the coding sequence ATGACCACCATGACCATTGCCAAGGCCATCAACGAGGGCCTTCGCGCAGCCCTGACGGACAATCCCAAGTCCCTGCTGATGGGTGAAGACATCGGCGCGCTGGGCGGCGTCTACCGCGTGACCGACGGCCTGATCGGGGAGTTCGGCCCCGACCGCGTCGTGGACACGCCGCTGGCCGAGTCCGGCATCATCGGAACAGCGATTGGCCTCGCCCTGCGCGGGTACACCCCGGTGTGCGAAATCCAGTTCGACGGCTTCGTTTTCCCCGGCTTCAACCAGATCACCACCCAGCTTGCAAAGATCCACGCGCGCAGCAACGGCAACCTCACCGTCCCGGTAGTGGTCCGCATCCCCTATGGCGGCGGCATCGGCTCGATCGAGCACCATTCCGAGTCACCCGAGGCGCTCTTCGCCCACACGGCAGGGCTCCGGATCATCACCCCGTCCAACCCGCACGACGCCTACTGGATGATCCAGCAGGCAGTGCAGTGCCAGGACCCGGTGATCGTTTTCGAGCCGAAGCGGCGCTATTGGCTTAAGGGCGAGGTCGACGTTGCGGCTCCGGGCCCGGCTGAGGATCCCTTCAAGGCCCATGTCCTCCGCGCCGGAACGGAAGCCACCATCGTGGCGTACGGACCGCTGGTGCCGGTGGCCCTTGCAGCAGCCAACGCCGCAGAGGAGGACGGACACAGCCTGGAGGTTATTGACCTTCGCTCCATTTCGCCCATTGACTTCGATACAGTCACCGCCTCGGTCCAAAAGACCGGCAGGCTGATCGTGGCCCACGAGGCTCCCACCTTCGGCGGGATCGGCGGCGAGATAGCGGCACGGATCAGTGAGCGTGCATTCCATTCGCTGGAGGCTCCGGTGATCCGCGTAGGCGGCTTCCACATGCCCTACCCCGTTGCGAAGGTGGAGGAAGACTACCTTCCGGATATTGACCGCATCCTCGAGGCGCTGGACCGCGCCCTCTCCTACTGA
- the pdhA gene encoding pyruvate dehydrogenase (acetyl-transferring) E1 component subunit alpha, producing MGTHLPSTEFDGTAVDDQREADAEAVMGEPPAQMVQLLGPDGKLGFDPVFTDYASKLTPEVLRGLYADMAAIRRFDVEATALQRQGELALWVPLTGQEAAQIGSGRASQPQDYIFPTYREHGVALTRNVDLAELLRQFRGVSNGGWNPKDTNFHLYTLVLAAQTLHAVGYAMGIQRDQKLAASGAAGSGASAAGPDAAVIAYFGDGASSEGDVHESMVFASSYNAPVVFFCQNNHWAISVPTAVQTRVPLSNRAKGYGFPGIRVDGNDVIAVHAVTEWALEHARQGKGPVLIEAFTYRVGAHTTADDPTKYREAAEEEAWRAKDPLARLEKYLRSEGMADEAFFAKVKADGDELAAYIRRTTHDLETPDIRTAFANTYAEAHPLVAEELAWFEEYSAGFAGEEPAEEPARQAVSAQASPKAGH from the coding sequence ATGGGCACACATCTGCCTTCCACCGAGTTCGACGGAACAGCTGTAGACGACCAGCGCGAGGCTGATGCCGAGGCAGTAATGGGCGAGCCCCCGGCGCAGATGGTCCAGCTCCTCGGCCCGGACGGGAAGCTCGGCTTTGACCCTGTCTTCACCGACTATGCCAGCAAGCTCACCCCGGAGGTGCTTCGCGGACTCTACGCGGACATGGCAGCCATCCGCCGCTTCGACGTCGAAGCGACTGCCCTGCAGCGCCAGGGCGAACTGGCGCTCTGGGTTCCGCTCACGGGCCAGGAAGCCGCGCAGATTGGTTCCGGCCGCGCGAGCCAGCCCCAGGACTACATCTTTCCCACCTACCGGGAGCACGGCGTGGCGCTCACCCGTAACGTGGACCTGGCCGAGCTCCTGCGCCAGTTCCGCGGTGTCTCCAACGGCGGATGGAATCCCAAGGACACGAACTTCCACCTGTACACGCTGGTCCTCGCGGCGCAGACGCTTCACGCGGTGGGGTATGCCATGGGAATCCAGCGGGACCAGAAACTGGCCGCCTCAGGTGCCGCCGGGTCCGGGGCATCGGCCGCCGGGCCGGACGCAGCGGTGATCGCCTACTTCGGCGACGGCGCCAGCTCTGAGGGCGACGTCCACGAATCCATGGTGTTCGCCTCCTCCTACAACGCCCCCGTAGTCTTCTTCTGCCAGAACAACCACTGGGCCATCTCGGTCCCCACTGCCGTACAGACCCGGGTGCCGCTGTCCAACAGGGCCAAGGGCTACGGCTTCCCCGGCATCCGGGTTGACGGCAACGACGTCATCGCCGTCCACGCCGTCACGGAATGGGCACTGGAGCACGCACGCCAGGGCAAGGGTCCGGTCCTGATTGAGGCGTTCACCTACCGGGTGGGCGCGCACACCACAGCGGACGATCCCACAAAATACCGGGAGGCGGCGGAAGAAGAGGCCTGGCGGGCAAAGGACCCGCTGGCCCGCCTCGAGAAGTACCTGCGCTCCGAAGGCATGGCTGACGAAGCATTCTTCGCCAAGGTCAAAGCCGACGGGGATGAGCTGGCCGCTTACATCCGCCGCACCACGCACGACCTTGAAACCCCGGACATCCGCACCGCTTTTGCCAACACCTACGCCGAGGCCCATCCCCTGGTGGCGGAAGAACTCGCATGGTTCGAGGAGTACTCGGCAGGTTTCGCAGGTGAGGAACCGGCGGAAGAACCGGCCAGGCAGGCAGTATCTGCCCAGGCATCCCCGAAGGCAGGCCACTGA
- a CDS encoding pectate lyase family protein, with the protein MRKKMSLAPVSAAAALAISLLASPAQSFASPASPADPAAQTARQPLERQVLAQNDGWASLEAGTTGGSAATDERIYDVSTRTELLAALASGTEPKIIRVHGGIAANTNTDGSPISCEDYAAGTGFSLSQYLYDFDPARYGTTKVPAGPQESARRLAASRQAATIRWEIPSNTTIVGAGPESGITGAALRINGAENVIFRNLTVADAADCFPSWDPTDGATGNWNSEYDLLQIINGSKHVWVDHSHFTDAPNLDNTQPSYFGRPYQVHDGAVDVTNGSDLVTMSYNRFSEHDKLLLIGSTDSTNRGDAGKLRVTIHHNVFQNVGQRAPRVRYGQVDVYNNHFTTSSTSAIPYGYTLGAGVESHLRAEANAFTLPADIPIGSLIGYFKGKVITTSGNAVNGKIVDLRAAYNAAAPADKQLGADDTWAPVLRTHVDAAQAVPALLADAVGPVFTAGEAH; encoded by the coding sequence ATGCGCAAGAAGATGTCCTTAGCGCCAGTGTCCGCCGCAGCAGCATTGGCCATATCGCTGCTCGCATCGCCCGCCCAATCATTCGCGTCTCCTGCGTCCCCAGCAGACCCCGCAGCCCAGACCGCCCGTCAGCCGCTTGAGCGGCAGGTTCTTGCCCAGAACGACGGCTGGGCTTCCCTGGAAGCTGGCACCACGGGTGGCTCAGCCGCCACGGATGAGCGGATCTACGACGTCTCCACCCGGACAGAACTCCTGGCGGCGCTCGCCTCCGGGACTGAGCCAAAAATCATCAGGGTTCACGGCGGCATTGCTGCCAACACCAACACTGACGGCTCGCCCATCAGTTGCGAGGACTACGCCGCCGGCACCGGGTTCTCCCTTTCCCAATACCTTTACGACTTCGACCCGGCCCGGTACGGAACAACGAAGGTGCCGGCAGGCCCTCAGGAGAGCGCCCGCCGCCTCGCCGCTTCCAGGCAGGCCGCGACCATCCGGTGGGAGATCCCCAGCAACACCACCATCGTGGGAGCCGGACCGGAGAGCGGCATCACAGGTGCCGCCCTGAGGATCAACGGGGCCGAAAACGTCATCTTCCGGAACCTCACAGTGGCTGACGCTGCCGACTGCTTTCCTTCCTGGGACCCCACGGACGGAGCCACAGGCAACTGGAACAGTGAGTACGATCTGCTGCAGATCATCAACGGCTCCAAGCATGTCTGGGTGGACCACTCGCACTTCACTGATGCGCCAAATCTCGACAACACGCAGCCCAGCTATTTCGGCAGGCCCTATCAGGTCCATGACGGAGCAGTGGATGTCACTAACGGCTCAGACCTCGTAACCATGTCCTACAACCGGTTCTCGGAACACGACAAGCTCCTGCTCATCGGGTCCACGGATTCCACCAACCGCGGCGACGCAGGCAAGCTCCGTGTCACCATTCACCACAACGTCTTCCAGAACGTGGGCCAGAGGGCACCGCGGGTCCGTTACGGCCAAGTGGACGTCTACAACAACCACTTCACCACGAGCTCAACGTCCGCCATCCCCTACGGCTACACGTTGGGAGCAGGCGTAGAGTCCCACCTCCGCGCGGAGGCGAATGCCTTCACGCTCCCCGCTGACATTCCCATTGGATCCCTGATTGGCTATTTCAAGGGGAAAGTCATCACCACCAGCGGAAACGCCGTCAACGGCAAGATCGTCGATCTTCGCGCCGCCTACAACGCTGCTGCCCCGGCTGACAAGCAACTGGGCGCCGACGACACCTGGGCACCTGTTCTGCGGACCCATGTGGATGCTGCCCAAGCTGTTCCCGCCCTCCTGGCGGACGCGGTCGGACCCGTGTTCACCGCGGGGGAGGCGCACTGA
- a CDS encoding serine/threonine-protein kinase: MSAHTATVVQEPAGILSRDQAAGRYELKERLGRGSLAEVFRAADREGGPDVAVKVAVGYSKKHFDRTSNEASVLASLDHPSIIKFIAKGVMPAGTPLAGRPFLVEELALGTSLAEAAHTRPPFAGDVAGWACGLLGALAHLHGQGLVHRDIKPANLMLSGLRRSPVRIIDFGIVTAAGSPPEPGISSGTVHYMSPEQAGGGPAQATWDVYAMGLVLLELLTGSRAFPGTAIESLVARTLRSPAIPDSLGPEWCNLLRALTAMDSNERPTAAEAAIMAARLSPPASAAKASGSCRKMAVFPSRRIRQLA, translated from the coding sequence ATGAGCGCCCACACCGCAACAGTTGTCCAGGAACCGGCCGGGATCCTGTCCCGGGACCAGGCGGCCGGGCGCTACGAACTCAAAGAACGGCTGGGCCGCGGTTCGCTGGCTGAAGTTTTCCGCGCTGCTGATCGTGAGGGCGGTCCGGATGTAGCCGTCAAGGTGGCTGTGGGCTACTCCAAAAAGCACTTCGACCGGACCAGCAACGAAGCCTCCGTCCTGGCGTCGTTGGACCATCCGTCCATCATCAAATTCATCGCCAAGGGCGTTATGCCCGCCGGGACTCCGCTTGCCGGACGTCCTTTCCTGGTCGAAGAACTGGCGCTCGGGACGAGCCTCGCCGAAGCTGCCCACACCCGCCCACCGTTCGCCGGTGACGTTGCCGGCTGGGCCTGCGGCCTTTTGGGAGCCCTGGCCCACCTGCACGGGCAGGGCCTGGTGCATCGCGATATCAAGCCTGCCAACCTCATGCTGAGCGGCCTGCGGAGGAGCCCCGTGCGGATCATCGACTTCGGCATCGTGACTGCGGCCGGCTCTCCTCCCGAGCCCGGCATCTCATCGGGAACAGTCCACTACATGAGCCCTGAACAGGCCGGGGGCGGACCGGCGCAGGCCACTTGGGACGTCTACGCCATGGGGCTCGTGCTGCTGGAACTGCTCACCGGATCCAGAGCTTTTCCCGGCACCGCCATCGAATCGCTGGTGGCCAGGACCCTCCGAAGCCCCGCCATTCCAGACTCCCTTGGCCCGGAATGGTGCAACCTGCTCCGGGCACTGACGGCAATGGACAGCAACGAGCGGCCGACGGCGGCTGAGGCCGCCATCATGGCGGCCCGGCTCTCGCCTCCCGCATCTGCCGCGAAGGCCAGTGGCTCTTGCAGGAAAATGGCCGTATTCCCGTCCCGCCGGATCAGGCAGCTGGCTTAG